One stretch of Streptomyces sp. NBC_01363 DNA includes these proteins:
- a CDS encoding helix-turn-helix transcriptional regulator — translation MGAGGPALVDITGEAGIGKSRLLAEFSTLARRRGATVLRGRATEYERHSPFQPFADAFADLDQRVLRVFPSLRELPPVLRGRAEPSGEPWKRDRFGLYRATADALRRIRGARLVEVLDDLHWADPASLELVDHLVRHPVKTPFLLVVSRRDRQAPAALTTALARGADTGAVLRISLGPLDERDCVEELARDLPQQRAAEMYAASEGNPLYFLALLTAHRTARLPGPPVRDGGSPTGLEALLLDELALLDPIERGTVEAAAVLGDHATADLIAALTGSPVPDVVEALRALLRRDLIRTDQTGRRLALRHPLIRALVHDSTDPWRRQDLHHRAAAELAEAGAPLAERAHHIEHSLTGWDPEAAAILTSAAEQTAVTAPAASAHWLGAVLATLPNTPEHLNKRRELMLMRAGALGATGALWESRDLFHRVIDMPAGNEDSEDALRTSAVVQCAVMERQLGRYAEADALLRRELDRRPGPSPSQRIGLVIEWCCRAQFVARFPDVREELAQALRGARDLGDGLGEMGALTLAAMSEAYEGDTAEARLLARTAAGLADALTDGDLAGLCEPLVRLGWAEVMLDRYADAERHTDRGVDIARRTGRLYLLSQLLLCKAYAHFLTCRVTTALELADEAATIARALGNGELLGFTLAIRSLFLMQARPPGDPDVLAAAEEAAAAAEGTGESWWSTLARSLLALAAMGAGDPHRARDVLLDAGGGRDLSRLQPSLLPEFLELLVAAALAVGETEEAENAAERALKEAERIDLPTRRAAALRAFGRVRAHRGDPAAAARAFAEAARESALSGATLREAQSLLLGAAFTRAAGDGAGAAAMWRRARRQAAEGGATLLVALADQQRAEVLGDTDGAAEPSGPAAGLAQLTSREREIADLVAEGLTNQAVASRLCLSPRTVESHIARVYRKTGVPSRAALATLVARHTVTAPGTPPPS, via the coding sequence GTGGGAGCCGGTGGTCCGGCCCTCGTCGACATCACCGGTGAGGCCGGTATCGGCAAGAGCCGGTTGCTGGCGGAGTTCAGTACGCTCGCCCGCCGCCGCGGGGCGACCGTGCTGCGCGGCCGGGCCACCGAGTACGAACGGCACAGCCCGTTCCAGCCGTTCGCCGACGCGTTCGCCGACCTCGACCAGCGGGTGCTCAGAGTGTTCCCGTCGCTGCGGGAGCTCCCTCCGGTGCTGCGGGGGAGGGCCGAGCCCTCGGGCGAGCCGTGGAAAAGGGACCGTTTCGGCCTCTACCGGGCCACCGCGGACGCACTGCGCCGCATCCGGGGCGCGCGGCTCGTCGAGGTCCTCGACGACCTGCACTGGGCGGACCCGGCGTCCCTGGAACTCGTCGACCACCTCGTGCGGCACCCCGTGAAGACCCCCTTCCTGCTCGTCGTGTCGCGCCGCGACCGCCAGGCCCCGGCGGCGCTCACCACGGCGCTGGCGCGCGGGGCCGACACCGGCGCGGTGCTGCGGATCTCTCTCGGCCCGCTCGACGAACGGGACTGCGTCGAGGAACTGGCCCGCGACCTGCCGCAGCAGCGGGCGGCCGAGATGTACGCCGCGAGCGAGGGCAACCCGCTGTACTTCCTGGCGCTCCTGACGGCCCATCGCACCGCCCGGCTGCCTGGGCCCCCGGTCCGGGACGGTGGTTCGCCCACGGGCCTGGAAGCACTGCTGCTCGACGAACTCGCCCTTCTGGACCCAATTGAGCGCGGCACCGTAGAAGCCGCCGCCGTACTCGGCGACCACGCCACGGCCGACCTCATCGCCGCTCTCACCGGCTCACCCGTCCCCGACGTCGTCGAGGCCCTGCGCGCGCTGCTGCGCCGCGATCTGATCCGTACGGACCAGACCGGACGCCGTCTGGCACTGCGCCACCCGCTGATCCGGGCGCTGGTCCACGACAGCACCGACCCCTGGCGGCGGCAGGATCTCCACCACAGGGCAGCGGCCGAACTGGCCGAGGCCGGCGCACCCCTCGCCGAGCGGGCGCACCACATCGAGCATTCACTGACCGGCTGGGACCCGGAGGCCGCCGCGATCCTGACCAGCGCCGCCGAACAGACCGCCGTGACGGCCCCGGCCGCCTCGGCCCACTGGCTCGGTGCCGTCCTCGCAACCCTGCCCAACACCCCCGAACACCTCAACAAACGCCGTGAGTTGATGCTGATGCGCGCCGGGGCACTTGGCGCGACCGGGGCGCTGTGGGAGAGCAGAGACCTCTTCCACCGAGTGATCGACATGCCCGCCGGCAACGAGGACAGCGAGGACGCGCTCCGTACCTCCGCCGTCGTGCAGTGCGCCGTCATGGAGCGTCAGCTCGGGCGCTACGCCGAGGCCGACGCGCTGCTGCGCCGCGAACTGGACCGGAGGCCCGGGCCGTCACCGTCCCAGCGGATCGGTCTCGTCATCGAATGGTGCTGCCGCGCGCAGTTCGTCGCCCGCTTCCCCGACGTACGGGAAGAACTGGCCCAGGCGCTGCGCGGCGCCCGCGATCTGGGTGACGGACTCGGCGAGATGGGCGCCCTGACGCTGGCCGCCATGAGCGAGGCGTACGAGGGTGACACGGCCGAGGCCCGTTTGCTCGCCCGGACCGCGGCGGGGCTGGCGGACGCGCTCACCGACGGCGACCTCGCCGGGCTGTGCGAGCCCCTGGTCAGACTGGGCTGGGCCGAGGTGATGCTCGACCGGTACGCCGACGCGGAACGGCACACCGACCGGGGCGTGGACATCGCCCGGCGGACCGGCCGACTCTACCTGCTGTCGCAGCTCCTGCTGTGCAAGGCGTACGCCCACTTCCTGACCTGCCGGGTCACCACGGCGCTGGAGCTGGCCGACGAAGCCGCGACCATCGCCCGTGCCCTGGGCAACGGCGAACTGCTCGGCTTCACCCTCGCGATCCGTTCCCTGTTCCTCATGCAGGCCCGCCCGCCGGGCGATCCGGACGTCCTGGCCGCCGCGGAGGAGGCGGCGGCAGCGGCGGAGGGCACGGGCGAGAGCTGGTGGTCCACGCTGGCACGGTCCCTGCTCGCCCTCGCCGCGATGGGCGCCGGTGACCCGCACCGCGCACGGGACGTCCTGCTGGACGCGGGCGGCGGCAGAGACCTGTCCCGATTGCAGCCCTCGCTGCTGCCCGAGTTCCTGGAACTGCTCGTCGCCGCCGCCTTGGCCGTGGGTGAGACGGAGGAGGCCGAGAACGCGGCCGAGCGCGCCCTGAAGGAGGCCGAACGGATCGACCTGCCGACCCGCCGGGCAGCGGCGCTGCGCGCCTTCGGCCGGGTCAGGGCGCATCGGGGGGACCCGGCCGCGGCGGCACGGGCGTTCGCCGAAGCCGCCCGGGAGAGCGCGCTGTCCGGGGCGACCCTCCGGGAGGCCCAGAGCCTGCTGCTCGGCGCCGCGTTCACCAGGGCCGCCGGTGACGGCGCCGGCGCGGCCGCCATGTGGCGCCGTGCCCGTCGGCAGGCCGCCGAGGGCGGGGCCACGCTGCTGGTCGCCCTGGCCGACCAGCAGCGCGCGGAGGTGCTGGGTGACACGGACGGGGCGGCGGAGCCGTCCGGACCGGCCGCCGGGCTGGCCCAACTGACCTCGCGGGAACGGGAAATAGCGGATCTGGTCGCAGAGGGTCTCACCAACCAGGCCGTGGCCTCCCGGCTCTGCCTCAGTCCACGCACGGTCGAGAGCCACATCGCCCGCGTCTACCGCAAGACGGGCGTCCCGTCCCGCGCGGCCCTCGCCACCCTGGTGGCCCGCCACACGGTCACGGCACCGGGCACGCCGCCGCCCTCGTGA